The genomic interval GCCACAGTCATTGCACAGTTTATTTCAACTTTATTTTTATTAAAATACTATTTTTCAAAATCCAGCCTTTTAAACCTGTCTTTTAAGAAGTTTTTATTTAAAAAATCTATCTTTTATAGTATTTTAATTGTTGGGCTGCCATCATTTTCCAGACAGGTTTTAGTGAGTGTATCCATGGCAGTGTACAACAATGCATTGGAAGTTTACGGAGATACAGCCATTGCTGCTGGAGGGATTGCCATGCGTGTTGTTTCTATTATTATGTTTACCCTCTTTGGATTTGCCCAGGGGTTCCAACCTTTGGTAGCTTATAATTATGGACGGGAAAACTATTCACGTATAATAGAAGCTTTCAGAGTATCTCTTATATGGGTCACTATATATAGTATAGTTTTAAACCTTATGTATATAATATTTTCCGATGAAATTATAAAAATATTTTCATTGGATGCTGAAGTGATTAAATTAGGGCGGTTAAATCTTTATTCTTTAAATATTTTCTTCTTTACATTCGGAGTTACTACCACTGTAACTACTCTCTATCAATCTTTAGGAAGAGGCCGGGACAGTTTTATATTAGCCAGTTGTAGAAACGGTTTTTTCTTCATTCCTCTAGTGTATATTCTAAATTATAAATTTGGACTGGGGGGTATAATCGCAAGTCATGCTGTGGCAGACTTATTAGCAGGGTTATTCACCCTTTACTATATTG from Psychrilyobacter piezotolerans carries:
- a CDS encoding MATE family efflux transporter, which produces MNKEWILKEEKIPRALLKLSLPAIVGILISAIYNVVDTLFVGMLNDTRAIGAIAVSYPLFMLIAALGQMIGVGGGSMISRFLGAQDKKSADITFNLSIGLGIILSAAATIFGVVYLEQILKVVGATPTILPYAKTYTLIIILGTFFTVINMVLNNTIRAEGNSKYSMCAIGLGAVLNIILDPIFIFVLNFGIKGAAIATVIAQFISTLFLLKYYFSKSSLLNLSFKKFLFKKSIFYSILIVGLPSFSRQVLVSVSMAVYNNALEVYGDTAIAAGGIAMRVVSIIMFTLFGFAQGFQPLVAYNYGRENYSRIIEAFRVSLIWVTIYSIVLNLMYIIFSDEIIKIFSLDAEVIKLGRLNLYSLNIFFFTFGVTTTVTTLYQSLGRGRDSFILASCRNGFFFIPLVYILNYKFGLGGIIASHAVADLLAGLFTLYYIVKIKKEIKKATRHCIQTGIN